The Christiangramia flava JLT2011 genome has a segment encoding these proteins:
- a CDS encoding ribulokinase, producing the protein MNKYVIGLDYGTDSVRAVLVNAETGKEEASSTHFYERWKKGAFCKPEVNRFRQYPLDHIEGLENTIKSVLQETGIDGKAVKGICIDTTGSSPVPVTSEGKALALETEFQDNPNAMMVLWKDHTAIEEANEINDLARNWGGPDYTRFEGGIYSSEWFWAKILHIAREDEKVRNAAYSWMEHCDLMTFMLIDSDLENFKRSRCAAGHKAMWHESWDGLPSEEFLGQLHPYLAALRGRLYAETYTSDEIAGNLNQQWADKLGLSTDCVVAVGTFDAHSGAVGAQIDKNALVRVMGTSTCDIIVSENAEIGDTTVRGICGQVDGSVIPGMIGLEAGQSAFGDVLAWFRSVLEWPLENLVYTSEILSEEQKTALKEEISKKFIPELSKQAEALELSESIPIALDWINGRRTPDANQELKSAFTNLSLGTKAPHIFKALINSICFGSKMIVDRFVEEGVKIDTVIGIGGVARKSPYIMQTLANTLNMPIKVASSDEAPALGAAIYAAVAAGLYPNVLEASKKLGSAFEAEYLPQPEKVEEIKSFMTEYKILAGFVEQTISNKIKQNELV; encoded by the coding sequence ATGAATAAGTATGTTATAGGCCTGGACTACGGGACAGATTCGGTTCGAGCGGTTTTGGTGAATGCGGAAACCGGGAAAGAAGAGGCATCTTCGACGCACTTTTACGAGCGTTGGAAAAAAGGAGCTTTCTGTAAACCGGAAGTCAATCGATTTCGCCAGTACCCGCTGGATCATATCGAGGGGCTGGAAAACACGATCAAATCGGTTCTGCAGGAAACCGGTATCGATGGCAAGGCGGTGAAAGGAATCTGTATAGACACCACCGGTTCTTCTCCGGTCCCTGTGACCTCAGAAGGAAAAGCGCTGGCCCTGGAAACCGAATTTCAGGATAATCCCAACGCCATGATGGTTTTGTGGAAAGATCATACCGCCATAGAAGAGGCTAATGAAATCAACGATTTAGCAAGAAATTGGGGTGGCCCGGATTATACCAGGTTTGAAGGAGGTATCTATTCTTCAGAATGGTTCTGGGCCAAAATATTACATATTGCCAGGGAAGACGAAAAAGTGCGGAATGCTGCCTACTCCTGGATGGAACATTGTGATTTGATGACCTTTATGCTCATTGATTCTGATCTGGAAAACTTCAAACGCAGTCGCTGTGCGGCGGGACATAAGGCCATGTGGCACGAGTCGTGGGATGGTCTTCCTTCCGAAGAATTTTTGGGTCAGTTGCATCCTTACCTTGCCGCTTTGCGCGGACGTTTGTATGCTGAAACCTATACTTCAGATGAAATTGCGGGGAATTTGAACCAGCAGTGGGCTGATAAATTAGGCTTGAGCACCGATTGTGTGGTGGCTGTTGGAACCTTTGATGCCCATTCGGGAGCGGTGGGCGCCCAGATCGATAAAAATGCGCTCGTCAGGGTAATGGGAACCTCGACCTGTGACATCATCGTTTCTGAAAATGCTGAAATTGGTGATACGACGGTCAGGGGAATTTGCGGACAGGTAGACGGCTCGGTGATTCCGGGGATGATCGGCCTGGAAGCGGGACAATCGGCTTTTGGCGATGTGCTGGCCTGGTTCAGGAGCGTGCTGGAATGGCCACTGGAAAACCTGGTTTATACTTCTGAAATTCTTTCCGAAGAGCAAAAAACCGCCCTGAAAGAAGAAATTTCTAAAAAATTCATACCGGAATTGTCAAAACAGGCGGAAGCCCTGGAACTTTCCGAAAGTATTCCAATAGCTTTAGATTGGATCAATGGCCGGAGAACGCCCGATGCGAACCAGGAACTTAAAAGTGCCTTTACGAACCTTTCTCTCGGTACCAAAGCGCCGCATATTTTTAAGGCTTTGATCAATTCGATCTGTTTTGGTTCCAAGATGATCGTAGACCGGTTTGTGGAAGAAGGTGTGAAGATCGATACGGTGATCGGGATTGGCGGCGTGGCCAGGAAATCGCCATATATTATGCAAACCCTTGCCAATACGCTGAATATGCCAATTAAAGTAGCTTCTTCTGATGAGGCTCCGGCATTGGGCGCGGCCATCTATGCCGCGGTAGCAGCAGGTTTGTACCCAAATGTGCTCGAGGCCAGTAAAAAACTGGGAAGTGCATTTGAAGCAGAATACCTTCCGCAGCCTGAAAAAGTGGAAGAAATCAAGAGTTTTATGACCGAATATAAAATCCTGGCCGGGTTCGTCGAACAAACGATCAGTAATAAAATCAAACAAAATGAGCTTGTATAA
- a CDS encoding L-ribulose-5-phosphate 4-epimerase, translating into MSLYKDLKQECYEANMQLNELGLVIYTFGNVSAVDRENGVFAIKPSGVPYEDLKPEDIVILDFDNNVVEGKMRPSSDTKTHAYLYKNWKNIGGIAHTHATYSVAWAQSQLDIPIFGTTHADHLTEDIPCAAPMRDDLIEGNYEHNTGIQILECFKEKNISYEEVPMVLLGNHGPFTWGKTAAKAVYHSKVLEAVAEMAYLTLQINPKAPRLKDSLIKKHYERKHGKDAYYGQN; encoded by the coding sequence ATGAGCTTGTATAAAGACTTAAAACAGGAATGTTACGAGGCCAATATGCAGCTGAATGAGCTGGGTCTGGTGATCTATACCTTCGGAAATGTTAGCGCTGTAGACCGGGAAAATGGTGTTTTTGCCATCAAGCCGAGCGGCGTACCTTATGAAGACCTGAAACCGGAAGATATCGTGATCCTCGATTTCGACAATAATGTGGTTGAAGGAAAGATGCGACCTTCTTCTGATACCAAGACCCACGCCTATTTGTACAAGAACTGGAAGAATATCGGTGGGATCGCCCATACCCACGCGACTTATTCGGTTGCCTGGGCGCAAAGTCAGCTGGATATTCCTATTTTCGGCACGACGCATGCCGATCATCTTACGGAAGATATTCCCTGTGCAGCGCCTATGCGGGACGATTTGATCGAAGGCAATTACGAGCACAATACCGGCATCCAGATTTTGGAATGTTTTAAGGAAAAGAACATTTCCTATGAAGAAGTACCCATGGTCCTTTTAGGAAATCATGGACCTTTTACCTGGGGCAAGACCGCGGCTAAAGCGGTGTACCACAGCAAAGTGCTGGAAGCCGTCGCGGAAATGGCCTATCTCACCCTTCAGATCAATCCGAAGGCACCGCGATTAAAAGATTCATTGATTAAAAAACACTACGAGCGTAAGCATGGAAAAGATGCCTATTACGGTCAGAATTAA
- the araA gene encoding L-arabinose isomerase: MTDFTQKEVWFITGSQHLYGEETLKQVAANSKEIVQGFNDSKLVPVKLVHKDTVTTPDEITKVMLEANNRRECIGVVTWMHTFSPAKMWIKGLGLLKKPICHLHTQFNAEIPWNKIDMDFMNLNQSAHGDREFGFMMTRMRKKRKVIVGHWKTDSTQRKLGNWQRVALGWDELQHLKVARIGDNMRQVAVTEGDKVAAQMKFGMEVNAYDSSDVVAEIRQVTSEQVQDLLKTYENDYELSEALKEGGDQRDSLVEAAKIELGLRAFLDKGGFKAFTDTFENLGELKQLPGLAVQRLMADGYGFGAEGDWKTAALLRAMKVMAQGLEGGTSFMEDYTNHFTENTDYVLGSHMLEICPSIAEGKPSCEVHPLGIGGKEDPVRLVFNSPKGAALNASLVDMGNRFRLIVNEVEAVAPEADLPNLPVARVLWEPKPNMDVAVTSWILAGGAHHTVYTQALSTEFLEDFADIAGIELLVIDEQTKVRDFKDKINANEAYYHLFQHGM, from the coding sequence ATGACAGATTTTACCCAAAAAGAAGTCTGGTTTATCACCGGAAGTCAGCATTTATACGGCGAAGAAACTCTCAAACAGGTCGCCGCCAATTCCAAAGAAATTGTTCAGGGATTTAATGATTCCAAACTGGTACCCGTAAAACTGGTACACAAAGATACTGTGACTACGCCAGATGAGATCACTAAGGTGATGCTGGAGGCCAATAACCGCCGGGAATGTATTGGGGTGGTGACCTGGATGCATACTTTTTCACCCGCCAAAATGTGGATCAAAGGCCTGGGACTGCTGAAAAAACCGATCTGCCATCTGCATACCCAGTTCAATGCGGAGATTCCGTGGAACAAGATCGATATGGATTTCATGAATTTGAACCAGTCGGCTCACGGAGATCGTGAATTCGGTTTTATGATGACCAGAATGCGTAAAAAACGCAAGGTGATCGTTGGTCACTGGAAAACCGATAGCACCCAGCGCAAACTGGGCAACTGGCAACGTGTGGCACTTGGTTGGGATGAATTACAGCATTTGAAGGTGGCCAGAATAGGCGATAATATGCGCCAGGTTGCGGTAACCGAAGGTGACAAGGTAGCCGCGCAGATGAAATTTGGGATGGAAGTGAATGCCTATGACTCTTCAGATGTTGTGGCCGAAATACGCCAGGTAACCAGCGAGCAGGTGCAGGATTTGCTGAAAACTTACGAAAACGATTACGAGCTTTCCGAAGCATTAAAGGAAGGTGGAGATCAGCGGGATTCCCTTGTGGAGGCGGCAAAAATTGAACTCGGCTTACGTGCCTTTTTGGATAAAGGAGGCTTCAAGGCTTTTACAGATACTTTTGAGAATTTAGGAGAATTGAAACAACTTCCGGGTCTTGCCGTACAAAGGCTGATGGCCGATGGCTATGGTTTTGGAGCTGAAGGTGACTGGAAAACTGCGGCCTTGTTAAGAGCCATGAAAGTAATGGCACAGGGACTGGAAGGCGGGACTTCCTTTATGGAAGATTACACGAATCATTTTACGGAAAATACCGATTATGTCCTGGGCTCTCACATGCTGGAGATCTGCCCTTCGATTGCTGAAGGAAAACCCTCCTGTGAAGTGCATCCGCTGGGAATTGGCGGAAAAGAAGACCCGGTAAGACTGGTTTTTAATTCCCCTAAGGGAGCCGCTTTGAATGCCTCGCTGGTCGATATGGGCAACCGTTTCCGTTTGATCGTGAACGAAGTGGAGGCAGTGGCACCGGAAGCCGATCTTCCGAATCTTCCCGTAGCCCGTGTGCTCTGGGAACCCAAACCAAATATGGATGTGGCTGTAACCTCCTGGATACTTGCCGGTGGTGCGCACCATACCGTGTATACCCAGGCACTTTCTACGGAATTTCTGGAAGATTTCGCCGATATCGCCGGGATCGAACTGCTGGTGATCGACGAGCAGACCAAAGTGCGCGATTTCAAAGACAAGATCAATGCCAACGAAGCCTATTACCATTTGTTCCAGCACGGAATGTAA
- a CDS encoding aldose epimerase family protein yields MKKIFKTLPAIFLLSSLLFIQCKNTDKNEGSAAENEQAEGTRDDRGMQISESEFGKTSEGEAVTKYTITNSAGLEMSVINYGGIITSLKVPNKNGEYQDVVLGLDSVSQYETAGTYFGAIIGRFGNRIANASFELDGKKYQLEANDGPNSLHGGNKGFDKVIWNVEPSAGEDEASLKLTYTSKDGEGGYPGNLETTVTYTINSNNELDIKYEATTDQKTVVNLTQHSYFNLSGDFSKTILDHVVQIDADEYLPVDKTLIPTGKLEPVEGTPFDFREPTPISEGMKQEESNEQLKRGPGFDHCWVLNDQDNGMRLAASAYEPTSGRLMEVYTTEPALQFYIGNFLDGSLPAKGGGNYEKRTGFCMETQHYPDSPNQEQFPSVVLEPGDTYTSETAYKFSVK; encoded by the coding sequence ATGAAAAAAATATTCAAAACCTTGCCGGCCATTTTTCTGTTGAGCTCGCTGCTTTTCATTCAGTGTAAGAATACTGATAAAAATGAAGGCTCCGCTGCTGAAAATGAGCAGGCCGAAGGCACCCGCGATGACCGTGGAATGCAGATCAGTGAATCTGAGTTTGGTAAAACTTCCGAAGGGGAGGCGGTAACAAAATATACGATCACGAATTCCGCAGGCCTGGAAATGAGCGTGATCAACTATGGCGGGATCATTACTTCCTTAAAAGTTCCGAATAAAAATGGGGAATACCAGGATGTGGTACTGGGGCTGGATTCGGTTTCGCAATATGAAACTGCCGGAACCTACTTTGGGGCGATCATCGGTCGCTTCGGAAATCGCATCGCGAATGCCTCTTTTGAATTGGACGGAAAAAAATATCAGCTGGAAGCCAATGATGGTCCGAATAGTTTGCACGGCGGAAATAAAGGTTTTGACAAGGTGATCTGGAATGTGGAACCCAGCGCCGGCGAAGATGAAGCTTCTCTGAAGCTCACTTATACCAGTAAAGATGGAGAAGGAGGTTATCCAGGAAATCTGGAAACTACAGTAACCTACACTATCAATTCTAATAACGAGCTGGATATTAAGTATGAGGCGACAACAGATCAAAAGACCGTGGTAAACCTCACCCAGCATTCCTATTTTAACCTTTCCGGAGATTTCAGCAAGACCATTCTGGACCATGTGGTACAGATTGATGCAGATGAATATTTACCGGTTGATAAAACCCTGATCCCAACCGGGAAACTGGAGCCGGTAGAAGGAACTCCATTCGATTTTAGGGAGCCAACTCCTATTTCAGAGGGAATGAAGCAGGAAGAATCTAATGAACAACTAAAACGAGGTCCAGGGTTTGATCACTGCTGGGTATTGAATGATCAGGACAACGGGATGCGTCTGGCGGCTTCGGCTTATGAGCCAACAAGCGGAAGATTGATGGAAGTTTACACTACCGAACCGGCTTTACAGTTCTATATCGGGAATTTTCTAGATGGCAGTCTGCCGGCCAAAGGTGGTGGGAATTATGAAAAACGTACCGGTTTCTGCATGGAAACCCAGCATTATCCAGATTCTCCAAACCAGGAGCAATTCCCTTCCGTAGTGCTGGAACCTGGAGATACTTATACTTCAGAAACTGCTTATAAATTTTCAGTAAAATAA